A genomic segment from Phragmites australis chromosome 6, lpPhrAust1.1, whole genome shotgun sequence encodes:
- the LOC133922335 gene encoding cyclic nucleotide-gated ion channel 1-like yields MAVRGEKHVRFQDSRSEQSIGSDNIVSDGSHHVFGSPSDRIAGAFSFAGNSSHSETMNKSASDGMKSKARVLDPQGPFLQRWNKIFVISCFISVSVDSLFLYTPEVDGDNNCLYLDEKLEIIASILRSLTDIFYLLRIIFQFRTGFIAPSGVFGRGVLVEDTFAIATRYLSTYFLIDFLAVLPLPQVFVLLVLSHLQGSDVMKAKNILMLIIICQYVPRLIRIIPLYLQITRSAGTIMDTAWAGAAFNLLIYMLASHVLGALWYILSIQRQDTCWREACNSQDGCDLASLYCGSTAFENNTFLQDACPINGTDNPDLIFGIYQQTLQNVSQSTSFFEKLFFCFWWGLQNLCSCGQNLKTSTYTSENLFAVFVSTSGLVLFALLIGNVQTYLQSASVHIEEARVKRRDTEQWMAHRLLPECLKEQILRHEQYRWQETQGVDEESLLMNLPKDLRREIKRHLSLSLLMRVKMFENMDEQLLDAMCDRLKPMLYTEGSCIIREGDPVTEMLFIMRGTLESMTTNGGQIGFFNSDVLRGGDFCGEELLTWAIDPTSSSNLPGSTRTAKTLSEVEGFALRADDLKFVATQFRRLHSKQLRHTFRFYSQQWRTWAACFIQAAWHRYCRKKMEDTLNEKEKVFRAAIVSDDCSSLSLGAALYVARFACNMMRFLRRNATRNNARLQERVIVWLLQKPAEPNFFAEER; encoded by the exons ATGGCGGTCCGAGGGGAGAAACACGTGAG GTTTCAGGATTCGAGATCAGAGCAATCTATTGGATCAGATAACATTGTTTCAGATGGAAGCCATCACGTCTTTGGCTCGCCAAGCGATAGAATTGCCGGGGCCTTTTCATTCGCAGGAAACTCTTCGCATTCTGAAACTATGAACAAATCAGCTTCGGACGGGATGAAGTCCAAAGCAAGAGTTCTTGATCCTCAGGGGCCATTTTTGCAGAGATGGAACAAGATATTTGTGATATCATGTTTTATTTCAGTTTCTGTGGACTCACTGTTCTTATATACCCCGGAGGTTGATGGTGACAACAACTGCCTGTATCTGGATGAGAAGTTGGAAATAATAGCAAGTATTCTGCGTTCTCTCACGGATATCTTCTATTTACTCCGTATAATATTTCAGTTCAGGACAGGCTTTATTGCTCCTTCTGGAGTGTTTGGTCGGGGTGTCTTGGTTGAAGACACATTTGCGATAGCAACGCGGTATCTATCAACATATTTTCTGATTGACTTCTTAGCAGTTCTGCCCCTCCCACAG GTGTTTGTGTTGTTGGTGCTATCCCATCTCCAAGGTTCAGATGTTATGAAggcaaaaaatatattaatgctCATAATTATATGCCAATATGTGCCTCGACTGATTCGAATAATACCACTCTACCTTCAAATCACAAGATCAGCTGGTACAATTATGGATACAGCATGGGCCGGTGCTGCTTTTAACCTTTTAATTTATATGCTCGCTAGTCAT GTCCTTGGAGCTCTTTGGTACATTCTTTCTATTCAACGACAAGACACTTGTTGGAGAGAAGCATGTAATAGCCAGGATGGTTGTGATCTTGCATCTTTATATTGTGGCAGTACTGCATTTGAAAATAATACTTTCTTACAAGATGCTTGCCCAATAAATGGCACTGACAATCCAGACCTAATCTTTGGAATTTATCAACAAACTCTCCAGAATGTTTCACAATCGACGAGTTTCTTCGAAAAGTTATTCTTTTGCTTTTGGTGGGGACTACAAAATCTATG TTCTTGTGGTCAAAACCTGAAAACAAGCACTTATACATCGGAGAATCTGTTTGCTGTTTTCGTCTCAACGTCGGGCTTGGTTTTATTTGCACTCCTTATTGGTAATGTTCAG ACCTATTTACAATCAGCCTCTGTGCATATAGAAGAAGCGAGAGTGAAAAGGCGTGACACAGAGCAGTGGATGGCACACAGACTACTTCCTGAGTGTCTCAAGGAGCAAATACTGCGTCATGAACAATATAGGTGGCAAGAAACGCAAGGGGTTGATGAAGAGAGCCTTCTTATGAATCTTCCCAAGGATCTTAGGAGAGAGATAAAGCGGCATCTTTCTCTGTCACTTCTCATGAGG GTTAAAATGTTTGAAAACATGGACGAGCAGCTCTTGGATGCGATGTGTGATCGTCTAAAACCTATGCTGTACACAGAAGGCAGCTGCATCATTCGCGAAGGTGACCCGGTGACTGAAATGCTCTTCATCATGAGAGGAACACTCGAGAGCATGACAACAAATGGTGGACAAATCGGCTTCTTCAACTCCGATGTTCTCAGAGGCGGCGACTTCTGTGGCGAAGAGCTCCTCACATGGGCTATTGATCCCACTTCATCTTCGAACCTACCTGGCTCAACCCGGACAGCGAAGACGTTGTCGGAAGTCGAAGGTTTTGCTCTGAGGGCTGATGACTTGAAGTTTGTGGCCACCCAATTCAGGAGGCTCCACAGCAAGCAGCTCCGACATACCTTCAGGTTTTACTCGCAGCAATGGAGAACCTGGGCTGCCTGCTTTATACAGGCAGCTTGGCACAGATACTGCAGAAAGAAGATGGAAGATACTCTGAATGAGAAGGAGAAGGTGTTCCGAGCGGCTATTGTCAGTGACGACTGTAGTTCGCTCAGTCTTGGTGCAGCACTCTATGTCGCACGTTTTGCTTGCAACATGATGCGGTTCTTACGGAGAAATGCCACCCGAAACAATGCCCGTTTGCAGGAAAGAGTGATTGTATGGTTGTTACAGAAGCCAGCAGAACCCAACTTTTTTGCCGAAGAACGGTGA
- the LOC133922336 gene encoding spermine synthase-like isoform X1, with amino-acid sequence MEDGGAINGLTGTAQIKGSGDDGSAKPLPPCCVKARAAAPESEAKCHATVVSGWFTEPPSRCAPCAGKASKVQYYNNPMWPGEVHSLKVVKILYQGKSPYQEVLIFESSTYGKVLVLDGIVQLTDKDECAYQEMITHLPLCSIPSPKKVLVIGGGDGGVLREISRHSSVESIDICEIDQLVIDVCKYFFPQLSVGFEDPRVRLHVGDAVEFLKNAPEGTYDAIIVDSSDPIGPAQELVEKPFFDTIARALRPGGVLCNQAESMWLHTHLIQDMLSICHETFKGSVHYAWTSVPTYPSGVIGFLLCAKEGPPVNFRTPINPIEKLEGATKAGREIRFYNSEMHRAAFVLPTFAKREIEAYCASTEREQPDETAAPPPKLTVAPNSEILTAS; translated from the exons ATGGAGGATGGAGGCGCTATAAATGGTTTGACTGGGACAGCACAGATAAAGGGAAGTGGGGATGATGGCTCCGCAAAGCCGCTTCCCCCTTGCTGCGTTAAGGCAAGGGCGGCAGCGCCCGAGTCTGAGGCCAAGTGCCATGCTACCGTGGTGTCGGGCTGGTTCACTGAACCCCCCTCACGCTGTG CTCCCTGTGCAGGTAAAGCTAGCAAAGTTCAGTATTACAATAACCCAATGTGGCCAG GAGAGGTTCATTCTTTGAAAGTGGTTAAGATCTTGTACCAGGGGAAATCACCATACCAAGAAGTCTTAATTTTTGAG TCTTCAACCTATGGGAAAGTCCTTGTGCTTGATGGTATTGTCCAGTTGACTGATAAGGATGAATGTGCGTACCAGGAAATGATTACTCACCTCCCACTTTGTTCAATTCCATCCCCTAAAAAA GTTTTGGTtattggtggtggtgatggaggTGTACTCCGAGAGATTTCGAGACACAGTTCAGTGGAGTCTATTGACATATGTGAAATCGATCAGCTGGTTATTGAT GTTTGTAAATATTTCTTCCCACAGTTGTCTGTTGGATTTGAAGATCCTCGTGTTCgacttcatgttggtgatg CTGTGGAGTTCTTGAAAAATGCCCCTGAAGGGACATACGATGCTATCATAGTTGATTCATCAGACCCAATAG GGCCTGCTCAGGAACTTGTGGAGAAGCCTTTTTTTGATACAATTGCTAGAGCTTTGAGGCCCGGTGGAGTTCTTTGCAATCAAgctgagagtatgtggttgcATACACATTTGATCCAGGATATGCTTTCAATCTGCCATGAGACTTTCAAGGGTTCTGTCCACTATGCGTGGACTAGTGTCCCAACATACCCAAG TGGGGTGATTGGGTTTTTGCTATGCGCCAAAGAAGGTCCACCTGTCAACTTCCGGACTCCTATAAATCCAATTGAAAAACTGGAAGGAGCTACGAAAGCTGGAAGGGAGATCAGATTTTACAATTCAGAG ATGCATCGTGCAGCATTTGTTCTTCCGACCTTTGCGAAGAGAGAGATAGAAGCGTATTGTGCTTCCACTGAAAGA GAACAGCCAGACGAAACAGCGGCACCACCACCGAAGTTAACTGTTGCGCCAAACAGTGAAATTCTTACTGCATCCTAG
- the LOC133922336 gene encoding spermine synthase-like isoform X3, whose protein sequence is MEDGGAINGLTGTAQIKGSGDDGSAKPLPPCCVKARAAAPESEAKCHATVVSGWFTEPPSRCAPCAGKASKVQYYNNPMWPGEVHSLKVVKILYQGKSPYQEVLIFESSTYGKVLVLDGIVQLTDKDECAYQEMITHLPLCSIPSPKKVLVIGGGDGGVLREISRHSSVESIDICEIDQLVIDLSVGFEDPRVRLHVGDAVEFLKNAPEGTYDAIIVDSSDPIGPAQELVEKPFFDTIARALRPGGVLCNQAESMWLHTHLIQDMLSICHETFKGSVHYAWTSVPTYPSGVIGFLLCAKEGPPVNFRTPINPIEKLEGATKAGREIRFYNSEMHRAAFVLPTFAKREIEAYCASTEREQPDETAAPPPKLTVAPNSEILTAS, encoded by the exons ATGGAGGATGGAGGCGCTATAAATGGTTTGACTGGGACAGCACAGATAAAGGGAAGTGGGGATGATGGCTCCGCAAAGCCGCTTCCCCCTTGCTGCGTTAAGGCAAGGGCGGCAGCGCCCGAGTCTGAGGCCAAGTGCCATGCTACCGTGGTGTCGGGCTGGTTCACTGAACCCCCCTCACGCTGTG CTCCCTGTGCAGGTAAAGCTAGCAAAGTTCAGTATTACAATAACCCAATGTGGCCAG GAGAGGTTCATTCTTTGAAAGTGGTTAAGATCTTGTACCAGGGGAAATCACCATACCAAGAAGTCTTAATTTTTGAG TCTTCAACCTATGGGAAAGTCCTTGTGCTTGATGGTATTGTCCAGTTGACTGATAAGGATGAATGTGCGTACCAGGAAATGATTACTCACCTCCCACTTTGTTCAATTCCATCCCCTAAAAAA GTTTTGGTtattggtggtggtgatggaggTGTACTCCGAGAGATTTCGAGACACAGTTCAGTGGAGTCTATTGACATATGTGAAATCGATCAGCTGGTTATTGAT TTGTCTGTTGGATTTGAAGATCCTCGTGTTCgacttcatgttggtgatg CTGTGGAGTTCTTGAAAAATGCCCCTGAAGGGACATACGATGCTATCATAGTTGATTCATCAGACCCAATAG GGCCTGCTCAGGAACTTGTGGAGAAGCCTTTTTTTGATACAATTGCTAGAGCTTTGAGGCCCGGTGGAGTTCTTTGCAATCAAgctgagagtatgtggttgcATACACATTTGATCCAGGATATGCTTTCAATCTGCCATGAGACTTTCAAGGGTTCTGTCCACTATGCGTGGACTAGTGTCCCAACATACCCAAG TGGGGTGATTGGGTTTTTGCTATGCGCCAAAGAAGGTCCACCTGTCAACTTCCGGACTCCTATAAATCCAATTGAAAAACTGGAAGGAGCTACGAAAGCTGGAAGGGAGATCAGATTTTACAATTCAGAG ATGCATCGTGCAGCATTTGTTCTTCCGACCTTTGCGAAGAGAGAGATAGAAGCGTATTGTGCTTCCACTGAAAGA GAACAGCCAGACGAAACAGCGGCACCACCACCGAAGTTAACTGTTGCGCCAAACAGTGAAATTCTTACTGCATCCTAG
- the LOC133922336 gene encoding spermine synthase-like isoform X2 translates to MEDGGAINGLTGTAQIKGSGDDGSAKPLPPCCVKARAAAPESEAKCHATVVSGWFTEPPSRCGKASKVQYYNNPMWPGEVHSLKVVKILYQGKSPYQEVLIFESSTYGKVLVLDGIVQLTDKDECAYQEMITHLPLCSIPSPKKVLVIGGGDGGVLREISRHSSVESIDICEIDQLVIDVCKYFFPQLSVGFEDPRVRLHVGDAVEFLKNAPEGTYDAIIVDSSDPIGPAQELVEKPFFDTIARALRPGGVLCNQAESMWLHTHLIQDMLSICHETFKGSVHYAWTSVPTYPSGVIGFLLCAKEGPPVNFRTPINPIEKLEGATKAGREIRFYNSEMHRAAFVLPTFAKREIEAYCASTEREQPDETAAPPPKLTVAPNSEILTAS, encoded by the exons ATGGAGGATGGAGGCGCTATAAATGGTTTGACTGGGACAGCACAGATAAAGGGAAGTGGGGATGATGGCTCCGCAAAGCCGCTTCCCCCTTGCTGCGTTAAGGCAAGGGCGGCAGCGCCCGAGTCTGAGGCCAAGTGCCATGCTACCGTGGTGTCGGGCTGGTTCACTGAACCCCCCTCACGCTGTG GTAAAGCTAGCAAAGTTCAGTATTACAATAACCCAATGTGGCCAG GAGAGGTTCATTCTTTGAAAGTGGTTAAGATCTTGTACCAGGGGAAATCACCATACCAAGAAGTCTTAATTTTTGAG TCTTCAACCTATGGGAAAGTCCTTGTGCTTGATGGTATTGTCCAGTTGACTGATAAGGATGAATGTGCGTACCAGGAAATGATTACTCACCTCCCACTTTGTTCAATTCCATCCCCTAAAAAA GTTTTGGTtattggtggtggtgatggaggTGTACTCCGAGAGATTTCGAGACACAGTTCAGTGGAGTCTATTGACATATGTGAAATCGATCAGCTGGTTATTGAT GTTTGTAAATATTTCTTCCCACAGTTGTCTGTTGGATTTGAAGATCCTCGTGTTCgacttcatgttggtgatg CTGTGGAGTTCTTGAAAAATGCCCCTGAAGGGACATACGATGCTATCATAGTTGATTCATCAGACCCAATAG GGCCTGCTCAGGAACTTGTGGAGAAGCCTTTTTTTGATACAATTGCTAGAGCTTTGAGGCCCGGTGGAGTTCTTTGCAATCAAgctgagagtatgtggttgcATACACATTTGATCCAGGATATGCTTTCAATCTGCCATGAGACTTTCAAGGGTTCTGTCCACTATGCGTGGACTAGTGTCCCAACATACCCAAG TGGGGTGATTGGGTTTTTGCTATGCGCCAAAGAAGGTCCACCTGTCAACTTCCGGACTCCTATAAATCCAATTGAAAAACTGGAAGGAGCTACGAAAGCTGGAAGGGAGATCAGATTTTACAATTCAGAG ATGCATCGTGCAGCATTTGTTCTTCCGACCTTTGCGAAGAGAGAGATAGAAGCGTATTGTGCTTCCACTGAAAGA GAACAGCCAGACGAAACAGCGGCACCACCACCGAAGTTAACTGTTGCGCCAAACAGTGAAATTCTTACTGCATCCTAG
- the LOC133922336 gene encoding spermine synthase-like isoform X4: MEDGGAINGLTGTAQIKGSGDDGSAKPLPPCCVKARAAAPESEAKCHATVVSGWFTEPPSRCAPCAGKASKVQYYNNPMWPGEVHSLKVVKILYQGKSPYQEVLIFESSTYGKVLVLDGIVQLTDKDECAYQEMITHLPLCSIPSPKKVLVIGGGDGGVLREISRHSSVESIDICEIDQLVIDVCKYFFPQLSVGFEDPRVRLHVGDAVEFLKNAPEGTYDAIIVDSSDPIGPAQELVEKPFFDTIARALRPGGVLCNQAESMWLHTHLIQDMLSICHETFKGSVHYAWTSVPTYPSELVAALIHLAIIGYFGLISTHARNQL, from the exons ATGGAGGATGGAGGCGCTATAAATGGTTTGACTGGGACAGCACAGATAAAGGGAAGTGGGGATGATGGCTCCGCAAAGCCGCTTCCCCCTTGCTGCGTTAAGGCAAGGGCGGCAGCGCCCGAGTCTGAGGCCAAGTGCCATGCTACCGTGGTGTCGGGCTGGTTCACTGAACCCCCCTCACGCTGTG CTCCCTGTGCAGGTAAAGCTAGCAAAGTTCAGTATTACAATAACCCAATGTGGCCAG GAGAGGTTCATTCTTTGAAAGTGGTTAAGATCTTGTACCAGGGGAAATCACCATACCAAGAAGTCTTAATTTTTGAG TCTTCAACCTATGGGAAAGTCCTTGTGCTTGATGGTATTGTCCAGTTGACTGATAAGGATGAATGTGCGTACCAGGAAATGATTACTCACCTCCCACTTTGTTCAATTCCATCCCCTAAAAAA GTTTTGGTtattggtggtggtgatggaggTGTACTCCGAGAGATTTCGAGACACAGTTCAGTGGAGTCTATTGACATATGTGAAATCGATCAGCTGGTTATTGAT GTTTGTAAATATTTCTTCCCACAGTTGTCTGTTGGATTTGAAGATCCTCGTGTTCgacttcatgttggtgatg CTGTGGAGTTCTTGAAAAATGCCCCTGAAGGGACATACGATGCTATCATAGTTGATTCATCAGACCCAATAG GGCCTGCTCAGGAACTTGTGGAGAAGCCTTTTTTTGATACAATTGCTAGAGCTTTGAGGCCCGGTGGAGTTCTTTGCAATCAAgctgagagtatgtggttgcATACACATTTGATCCAGGATATGCTTTCAATCTGCCATGAGACTTTCAAGGGTTCTGTCCACTATGCGTGGACTAGTGTCCCAACATACCCAAG TGAACTGGTGGCAGCGCTGATTCATTTGGCAATTATAGGATATTTCGGGCTTATCTCAACTCATGCAAGGAACCAGTTGTAG